One segment of Labrus mixtus chromosome 10, fLabMix1.1, whole genome shotgun sequence DNA contains the following:
- the LOC132981823 gene encoding myozenin-2-like, which translates to MMMHAGLDDLTKQRMLQAKALSKEVQGGGLNLGKKMSVPRDVMMEELNLPSNRGSRMFQERQKRVERFTLENTAGGAYNTDNVYYGSVPPQQMILEPQVGKVNQAPPIPGKHSLVMNLQKTVAKKGSPEVLAPGYSGPLKEIPKEKFNTTVIPKSYFSPWTEALRGNEELMNTLNSQLPELPRKIQPVNYRCFNRSARPFGGAMSSKRVIPVMNFEAVESPNLPSVNRMCPRPNFNRAPKGWGLDYSPESNEL; encoded by the exons ATGATGATGCATGCAGGCCTGGACGACCTAACAAAACAGAGGATGCTGCAGGCTAAAGCTCTGTCCAAGGAGGTCCAGGGAG GAGGTCTGAACCTGGGGAAGAAGATGAGCGTCCCGAGAGAcgtgatgatggaggagcttaACCTTCCGTCGAATCGAGGCTCTCGCATGTTTCAGGAGAGGCAGAAGAGGGTGGAGAGGTTCACATTGGAGAACACAGCTGGTGGTGCCTACAACACAGACAAT GTTTATTACGGGTCAGTTCCTCCCCAGCAGATGATCCTCGAGCCGCAGGTGGGAAAAGTGAACCAGGCTCCCCCCATCCCCGGCAAGCATAGCCTGGTCATGAACCTTCAGAAGACCGTGGCAAAGAAGGGCAGTCCAGAAGTCCTCGCACCAG GATATTCTGGCCCCCTGAAGGAAATTCCTAAAGAAAAGTTCAACACAACAGTAATCCCCAAGTCCTACTTTTCCCCATGGACAGAGGCTCTGAGAGGTAACGAAGAGCTCATGAACACCCTCAATTCCCAGCTGCCAGAGCTCCCACGAAAGATACAGCCTGTCAACTACAGGTGCTTTAACAG aTCTGCCAGGCCATTCGGGGGAGCCATGTCCAGCAAAAGGGTGATCCCAGTGATGAACTTTGAGGCCGTGGAATCCCCAAACCTGCCCAGTGTCAACCGCATGTGTCCACGGCCCAACTTCAACAGAGCACCCAAGGGATGGGGGCTTGATTACAGCCCCGAGTCTAATGAACTatga
- the rbm22 gene encoding pre-mRNA-splicing factor RBM22, whose translation MATSLGSNTYNRQNWEDADFPILCQTCLGENPYIRMTKEKYGKECKICARPFTVFRWCPGTRMRFKKTEVCQTCSKMKNVCQTCLLDLEYGLPIQVRDTGLSVKDEVPRSDVNKEYYTQNMEREIANSDGTRPVGQLGKAPSSSDMLLKLARTTPYYKRNRPHICSFWVKGECKRGEECPYRHEKPTDPDDPLADQNIKDRYYGINDPVADKLLKRASTMPRLDPPEDKSISTLYIGGLGDTVTDADLKSHFYQFGEIRTITIVQRQQCAFIQFATRQAAESAAEKSFNKLIINGRRLTVKWGRSQAARGKEGIKDGVSEMGTRLDPVPGLPGALPPPPALDEEAPANYFNLDPGTTPAVMNIALPPPPGINPPPPGFGPPMFHPMGHMAPPMPPPMSMRPPGQIHYPSQDPQRMGAHAAHGSRHGE comes from the exons GATTTCCCAATTCTGTGTCAAACATGTTTGGGAGAAAACCCGTACATCCGTATG accAAGGAAAAGTATGGAAAGGAATGCAAG ATCTGTGCTCGACCATTTACCGTGTTCAGGTGGTGTCCTGGGACTCGAATGCGTTTCAAGAAGACAGAGGTCTGTCAGACCTGCAGTAAAATGAAGAATGTTTGTCAGACGTGTCTGCTGGACTTGGAGTATG GTTTGCCCATCCAGGTCAGAGACACTGGGCTGTCAGTAAAAGATGAGGTTCCAAGGTCAGATGTGAACAAAGAGTACTACACACAGAACATGGAGAGAGAG ATTGCCAATTCTGATGGCACACGTCCTGTTGGCCAGCTAGGTAAAGCGCCCAGCTCTAGTGATATGTTGCTGAAACTGGCCCGGACTACTCCGTATTACAAGAGGAACCGGCCCCATATCTGCTCCTTTTGGGTGAAGGGAGAGTGTAAGAGAGGGGAGGAATGTCCCTACAG GCACGAGAAGCCCACAGATCCCGACGACCCTCTGGCTGACCAGAACATCAAGGATCGATATTACGGCATCAATGATCCAGTGGCTGACAAGTTGCTGAAAAGGGCCTCAACGATGCCCCGACTGGACCCGCCAGAGGACAAGTCCATCAGCACCCTCTACATAGGAGGTTTGGGAGACACAGTCACTGATGCAGATCTCAA GAGTCACTTTTACCAGTTTGGCGAGATTCGCACAATAACCATTGTCCAGAGGCAGCAGTGTGCCTTCATCCAGTTCGCCACACGGCAGGCGGCTGAGTCGGCTGCTGAGAAGTCCTTCAACAAACTCATCATCAATGGACGGAGGCTCACTGTTAAATGGGGAAG GTCTCAGGCAGCAAGAGGGAAGGAAGGCATCAAAGACGGAGTCAGTGAGATGGGTACCAGACTGGATCCAGTACCTGGACTGCCTGGAG CTCTCCCTCCACCACCTGCTTTAGACGAGGAGGCTCCTGCAAACTACTTCAACCTGGACCCCGGCACCACTCCTGCTGTCATGAACATTGCTTTGCCTCCACCTCCTGGCATCAACCCGCCTCCTCCAG GATTTGGCCCTCCGATGTTCCACCCCATGGGTCACATGGCTCCACCCATGCCCCCTCCAATGAGCATGAGACCTCCTGGTCAAATCCACTACCCCTCCCAGGATCCTCAGCGCATGGGTGCCCATGCCGCACATGGCTCACGTCATGGGGAGTAG